Below is a genomic region from Methanolobus sediminis.
GAAAAACCATCTCTAAAATCGATAGAAGTAAGCTGATTAAACAGTTTATTTCTTTAATTGTGGTTTTGCTTTCTGCATAAATCAAAAACATTAAATATCCTTAAATGTACTCAATTATACATTGTTGAATTCACTTTTTTACAGAGGTAGATACTATGGAGCATACTAAGATATTACTTGACGAAAATGAAATGCCGAAACAGTGGTATAACATACTTGCAGACCTGCCTGTTGAACCACCACTGAACCCTGCAACCAATGAGCCAATGAATCCTGCAGATCTTGAGCCTATATTTGCAAAGGAACTCATCAATCAGGAGATCAGCTCCAAAAAATACATTGACATTCCAGAAGAGATAAGGGAAATATACACACTCTGGAGACCATCACCTCTGCACCGGGCACACAGGCTTGAAAAAGCTCTTGGAACACCTGCAAAGATATACTACAAGAATGAAAGTGTCAGTCCTGCAGGAAGCCACAAGCCAAACACTGCGATCGCACAGGCGTACTACAACATGAAAGAAGGCACCGAAAGGATCACAACTGAAACCGGTGCAGGCCAGTGGGGTAGTGCATTATCACTTTGCTGTAACTATTTTGACATTGAATGTAAGGTCTACATGGTAAGCTCAAGCTTCTACCAGAAACCGTACAGAAAGTCACTTATCAATCTCTGGGGAGCAAAAGTAGTTCCATCCCCAAGTCCGGACACACAGTTTGGAAGAAAGATCCGTGAAATGTACCCTGACACAACAGGAAGTCTTGGAATAGCCATTAGTGAAGCTATCGAGGATGCAGCACTTAATGACAACACCAAATATGCTCTCGGTAGTGTCCTTAACCACACCAGTCTGCATCAGACAGTAGTCGGTCTTGAGACCCAGGCGCAGTTTGACAAGACAGAGGATTATCCTGACATAGTTATCGGATGCTGTGGTGGTGGAAGTAACCTCGCTGGTGTAAGTCTGCCATACATCAGGGACAACCTTGCAGGTCACACTAACACAAGGTTTATTGCAGTCGAGCCATCTGCGTGTCCAACTCTCACCTGTGGAGAGTTCAAGTATGACTTCGGTGACATGGCACAGATGACACCTCTCCTTAAGATGTACACACTCGGTTCTGAATTTATACCACCTGCAATCCATGCAGGAGGTCTCAGGTATCACGGTGCATCACCAATCATCAGTAAGCTTGTAGCAGACGGAATCATGGAAGCAACCTCATACCATCAGGTAGAGGTATTCGATGCAGCAGTTCAATTTGCACGTACTGAAGGAATTGCTCCTGCACCAGAGTCATCACATGCTATCAAATGTGCAATTGATGAAGCACTCAAATGCAAGGAGACAGGCGAAGAGAAGACCATCCTGTTCAACCTCAGTGGTCACGGTCACTTCGATATGGCTTCCTATGACAAGTACTTCAGCGGCGAGCTGACTAACGAGTGATTTTAAATATTAAATATTAAATCTAAAAAAGGTGGCATGGTTACATGCCACAAATCCTGTTTTTATTGAAGAGCTCAATTAATTACTTTCATACAGATACTGATTCTTCCTCTATTGCAGAGACTTCTGCCTGCAGATCCTTCTTGTACACAATGGTACGGTATGGGAATGGTATTTCAATTCCTTCGGCATCGAATCTCTTTTTGATTGCTTCCCTGATGTCGCATCCGGTATCATAGGCAATATCCCTGTCATCGACCCAGATAAGTAGCCTGAGAATAACCGCAAAATCTCCAAGTTCCCTCACACGAACAGTAACGACTTCATCTTTCTTCATATCAGGGTGATATTTCTTGATCTGGCTGAAAGTCATGGAGTTTGCGTGTTTTCTGGCCTCACATATCATTATCTGCCTTGCCTTATCAATATCCGCGTCATAACTCACACCGATGTCAATTGGCCAGTTGACCGTTGGATCTTCGATGGACCAGTTGATTATTGCATCTTCACTTATCACGCTGTTAGGAATAATGAGCCTTCTATTATCCCATGTTCTGACCACTGTATGCCTGAGTGTGATATCAGTGATCCGTCCGTATTCATCCTTGATTGTTACTAGGTCTCCCACTCTGAAAGGCCTGAATGCTGCCAGAGAAATACCGGAAATGATATTTGACAGTGTACTCTGTGCTGCAAGACCAAGAACAATACCTGCAAAACCTGCACTGGCAAAAAGAGTAATGGAAAGAGTCTCAAGTGAGGGTATAAGGTTAACGACAATCATTATGCCAATGAGATATATCGCAGCAACCATAGTGTGCCTTACAACCCTGTAACTTGTAAGATCGACATTCATTTTTTTGCTTACGATGTTGAATTGCCTTATAAGTAATCTGTCAACGAATCTTGCAAGAAAAATAGTAAGTAATATAATTGTGATAACAACTAGCAGGTTAACAAGTTTCCATGTTGCCCATTCTGGTATTGATAAGATATCAGCCATATGACCCTGTAACATATTAGTAATTGAATAGATATGAGCTTATTGTTACTTCTCAAAAACTTTCAACAACATTTCTTAAGTTTAGAAATGTTTATAATGTATAGTTTCAGATTGTTATAAGGAGTGAATTAACATCCTGGTGAAGGAGTGTTGTTTGGGAAAAACAAGCATTCTTAGCGGTAGCTAGATTGTTTGTCATTATATATTTTTAAACTATTATTTGAATTTGATTGAACACTTCTTTCAGGTCCAGTTATCACTTTCAATAAATAAAAGGGGCTAACATGAAAGAGATATACGACAAAATGGCAAGAGAGGCCATGAATGCACAAAAAGCTGTTGTCAGCACTATAAATAAGAAGAGAGGCACCGCTTTTAAGGTAGAGGATGCAAAACCTTATGTTGATGCAGTTAACAAGATGGAACCGAAGGGCGAGCAGTGTAAAGAAGTGTTTGACCTTCATGTCAACTCTGTAAATACACATTATGATGTCCTTTCCGGCTTAACAGACAGCGTGAGGCCGGAGGATGACCCATTTGTCGAACATTATCAGACACCACCTATTCTTGATATATTGTATGAGGAGGACCCTGCATTCAGGGCATC
It encodes:
- a CDS encoding TrpB-like pyridoxal phosphate-dependent enzyme, translating into MEHTKILLDENEMPKQWYNILADLPVEPPLNPATNEPMNPADLEPIFAKELINQEISSKKYIDIPEEIREIYTLWRPSPLHRAHRLEKALGTPAKIYYKNESVSPAGSHKPNTAIAQAYYNMKEGTERITTETGAGQWGSALSLCCNYFDIECKVYMVSSSFYQKPYRKSLINLWGAKVVPSPSPDTQFGRKIREMYPDTTGSLGIAISEAIEDAALNDNTKYALGSVLNHTSLHQTVVGLETQAQFDKTEDYPDIVIGCCGGGSNLAGVSLPYIRDNLAGHTNTRFIAVEPSACPTLTCGEFKYDFGDMAQMTPLLKMYTLGSEFIPPAIHAGGLRYHGASPIISKLVADGIMEATSYHQVEVFDAAVQFARTEGIAPAPESSHAIKCAIDEALKCKETGEEKTILFNLSGHGHFDMASYDKYFSGELTNE
- a CDS encoding mechanosensitive ion channel family protein encodes the protein MADILSIPEWATWKLVNLLVVITIILLTIFLARFVDRLLIRQFNIVSKKMNVDLTSYRVVRHTMVAAIYLIGIMIVVNLIPSLETLSITLFASAGFAGIVLGLAAQSTLSNIISGISLAAFRPFRVGDLVTIKDEYGRITDITLRHTVVRTWDNRRLIIPNSVISEDAIINWSIEDPTVNWPIDIGVSYDADIDKARQIMICEARKHANSMTFSQIKKYHPDMKKDEVVTVRVRELGDFAVILRLLIWVDDRDIAYDTGCDIREAIKKRFDAEGIEIPFPYRTIVYKKDLQAEVSAIEEESVSV